ctgctaaacagagaaagttggaagaagtccgggagcaaatcaggaaagaagaggaagcaaagctcgagctaaagatccaaaagaGAATGTAATTAGAAGAAGAGAAGTTGTTGGCCAAGTCTAGGAGCAAAAGAACACGGAGAGACCCTACTCCGgagctgatttctgatgatgaagaagaagagaagcagAAGGACCTAAAAGACATGATCTATGAATTACAGAGGAAGATGGACAGAGACTCAGGAGTGGAGATTGGAGAAACACTCACTCCTTTTAGCCACTCCTTAGAAGCTATCCCCCGGCAGCGGGACTTGaaacattacaactttgactcctTTGATGGTCTAGGAGACCCGGAGGAGCACCTGAACTACTTTGAGCAGATAGCGCAGATATACTACTACAACGACTTGACGAAATCAAGGTTTTTCGCTTCAACActtaagggaggggcccagagatggttcagcagaatcccctCCCGCAGCATCCACTCCTGGAAGGAATTTCGAGCCTCTTTCCTTAGGAGATTTTGGGCGAACAAAACGcacgaaatgcacatgtgtcacctggagacGATCCGGCAGCACGACAATGAGTCCCTCTCTGCATACATGTGccggttccaggaagcaatcaataaagtttTAAATCTGGATGAGAGGGAAACTTTAAGCATTTTTAGAAGAAACCTGGACCCAGAGCACAACGAAAGGTATATTGTGGAGCTAATCAATAAGGAGCCGCAAAGTCTGGCAGCAGCTTATTTCATGGTTGCCAGATTCATTAAGGAAACAGATGTGCTCCAGGCAATGAGAATGACCCGGAATGGAGGGTCCAGGAGTAAAAacactgatgaccgaccgaaagggggttaccatcaggacaagAAATTCAAGCAAAGCAACCAAAGCCAAGAAAGATAAGCAAACCCGTTTTTCCAAAGACTTGGTCCTAAGCAGGAGTCGAACAGCGACCCAGGACCCGTGAAGCAAGCTCGGGAGCCGAAGCAGGAGCcggactggactcctctcaacatgaccCGGGAGGAAATCTTGAAAGAAATCAAAGACAAACCTTTCTATTATCCTCCGAAGccaatgcaaactcctccggagAGCAGGCCCTACAATAGGCAATGTGATTATCACGAGACCCATGGCCACAAAACCGAGAATtgcttatcactcaagtacttcattgaggACCAAGTGAAGAAGGGGAATATGAACAAATACTTAGTTCGGGACCACAGCAGAGGGGAAGCGCAGAAGAAAGGAAAGAATATAGTCAATGTGGTCCTAGGCGGATCCTACTCCCCACCCCGGAGCCCGGACTTCGGCGAAGAAGTGCTCTCAATCCAATCACTCCCAGACAtggtgatatccttcagcagcaaggactacGAAGGAGTCAACCCTCATCACAATGCAACTTTGGTTGTCACTCTAGACATCTTTGATAATAAAGTAAGaagaatgctcatagacaatggctcctcagtaaatattctcttcaagcacacagtggaTAGAATGCAGTTAGGGAGCGTCCGCTCAAATGAATGTCGAGAAGACCCACTATATGGCTTCGGCCATAACTTAGTCCCAATCCAAGGAACTTTGTATCTGCCAGTCATTTTTGGATCTGCTCCTAACCAAGTGACTCATGTCATCAAATTTTATGTGATCAATGCTCCTTCTTCATACAACGGAATCATTGGCAGATCAGCTCTAACCatgatgcaagcaataacttcaatctcccatcttAAGATCAAATTCCCAACCCCAACAGGAGTCGGAGAGATTAAAGGAGACTATGGAGTCGCTGAAACATGCTACAACCAGGGGTTAGTTATGGCAGAAACCCATCAAGATAACAAGAGGAAGGCTACGGTCCTCCACAAGCAACAAAGCATGAAGAAGCACCGACCCCGGACAAGGGAAGAAGCAAATAAAACAATTTCAGAAGAACTGGCAGGCAACCAAGTCATGATACTGGACAAGACAAGTCAAGTCCTAGACCAGCCTTGTTCTACCATGCAAGCAACCAAAGAACTTGAACAAGAAAACAACTATCTAAAGAAGAACTCTGAAGCCCGGATTCATTAAATGATTTtaaacaaagaacaagaaaaaaTTGAAGCCGCAGTTGAAACAGAAGAAGTCCAGGTAGATGAAAGCAATTCTAGCAAAAAATTGAAAGTCGGGTCAGGACTCGAGGAGTCCTTCAAGGAGAGATTAGTATCCTTGCTCCGGGAGTATAGAGCTGtttttgcctggagtccaaggaacatgccaggactacatgagtccatagcaatgcacagcttggatgtcaaccccaGCAGGAAACCAGTAAAGCAGAAGAGAAGAAACTTTGCTCCGGAGAGGCAAAGAGCCATCGACGAAGAAGtagaaaagctactcaaagcaggaatcatcaaagaaatcaagtatccggagtggctagctaatgtggtcatggtcaagaagtccaacggcaaatggagaatgtgtgtggactacactgACCTAAATGACGCATGCCCGAAGGACCCGTATCCTCTTCCAAACATTGACCAACTGATAGATGCCACCTCAGGACATGTCATTctaagtttcatggatgcctTCTCCGGATACAACCAGATAAAGATGAACCCAAAAGacattcccaagacagcattcataaCTCACAAAGCAATCTACGCTTATGTGATGCTTCCCTTTGGGCTTACCAGCGCaggatccacttaccaaagagcaatgaacaagatattcaagtcccagattgggaggaatttggagtgctatgtcgatgacatgatttccaagtcaacaactataccaggacatgtagaagatctgaaggaatgcTTTGAAAACCTAAGGAAGAACCAGCTCAAGCTAAATCCGGAGAAATGCACCTTCGGAGTAGGAGCAGGCAAGttcctaggattcatgatcagcaacagaggcatagaagccaatccggagaaaataaaagcaatccaggagatgaaagctcccaggacccaaaaagatgtgcagaagctagcaggatcactagcagcactcaggagatttgtctcaaaactagcagagaggtgcctacctttctttgatttgctcaaaggagcaaccaacaagaaagAGGTAAACTGAAATCCGGAGTGCCAGTAAGCATTCGAGGAAATCAAATCCTACCTCTctcagccaccagtcctaactaaagctAAGTCAGGAGAGCATCTCTACTTATACTTGTCAGCAGGAGCACAAGCCGTAGGAGCTGCCCtaatcagggaagagaatggaaCACAGCAACCAGTCTACTATGTAAGCCAGGTCTTAAAAGACGCAGAAACAAGATACCCAAGATTGGAGAAATTTGCCTTTGCTTTGGTTACAACCTCAAGAAAACTCAGGCACTACTTCCAAGGGAGGGAAATCAGAGTAGTGACAAATCAACCACTAAGGAAAATAATGCACAAGGCAGATATCTCGGGAAGACTTGTTAATTGGGTTGTGGAATTGAGCCAGTACAACCTAAGCTTCATTCCCAGGACTGCAATCAAAGCTCAAGCTcttgcagatttcataatcgaatgcaacttcccGGAAGAAGAACAAGAACCAATGGACATGGATCAGGAGCCAAAAAAGGAGATTAGTCCGGGAGCCTGGACCTTAAAggtagatggttcttcaacaaccGAGAGGTCAGGAGCCGGACTCATACTCAGGAGTCCAGAAGGATTCAAGATTCAGACAGCTATATCATTCATCTTCCCAGCAACAAACAATCAAGCAGAATATAAGGCGTTGATCGCAGGACTAAAGCTCTCCCGGACTCTAAGGGTCCAGGACttaaaaatctacagcgactcccagatagtggtcaagcaaacaaatggAGAATACATAGCAAAGGACCCTACTATGGCGAAGTACCAAGCACTGGTTCAGAGCTACTTAGCCTCAATCACAAGCCACCAAGTCCTTCAAATATGccgagaagaaaatgaagaagcagATATCCTATCCAAATTATTCCGGAATTCATCAGATCTGGACTGCTCAATCTACTTCAAAGAACTCCACAAACCATCCATTGAATCCGGAGAGGTCTTGGAAATAGAAAGCACTCAAAATTGGATGACTCCCTTCATAAACTACTTGGACAAAGGGGAGCTcccagaagataaaggaaaagctcaaagattgaaagtaaaagcagccaagttcttcctcgaagaaggagtactctaccgcaggaccttctcatctcctatcctgaagtgcattggcccagaagaagcaaagtactgtTTGGCAAAAGTGCATGAAGGGATATGCGGAGACCATATGTCTGCAAaagccctagctcataagatcataagacaaggctactactggccaacaatTCATCAGGATGCAATAGAATTCGTCATGAAGTGCAAGGAATGCCAGCTCTTCAGCAATGTGTCCTGGATAAGCCCAGTCCTACCATCCTCAGTCTTGTCACCTATCCCCTTCGCTGTTTGGGgtattgatatcatgggacccttccctcgagcaaaaggagacctcaggtacctactagtctctattgactacatgacagaatgggttgaagcaaaagcaattaggacaatcaatcagcaagactgcataaagtttatggacaacattttgatgaggttcgggataccacgattcctag
This genomic interval from Apium graveolens cultivar Ventura chromosome 8, ASM990537v1, whole genome shotgun sequence contains the following:
- the LOC141680481 gene encoding uncharacterized protein LOC141680481, whose protein sequence is MTREEILKEIKDKPFYYPPKPMQTPPESRPYNRQCDYHETHGHKTENCLSLKYFIEDQVKKGNMNKYLVRDHSRGEAQKKGKNIVNVVLGGSYSPPRSPDFGEEVLSIQSLPDMVISFSSKDYEGVNPHHNATLVVTLDIFDNKHTVDRMQLGSVRSNECREDPLYGFGHNLVPIQGTLYLPVIFGSAPNQVTHVIKFYVINAPSSYNGIIGRSALTMMQAITSISHLKIKFPTPTGVGEIKGDYGVAETCYNQGLVMAETHQDNKRKATVLHKQQSMKKHRPRTREEANKTISEELAGNQVMILDKTSQVLDQPCSTMQATKELEQENNYLKKNSEARIH